Proteins encoded together in one Vitis vinifera cultivar Pinot Noir 40024 chromosome 4, ASM3070453v1 window:
- the LOC100266444 gene encoding uncharacterized protein LOC100266444 has product MPRPGPRPYECVRRAWHSDRHQPIRGSLIQEIFRVVNEIHSSATKKNKEWQEKLPIVVLKAEEIMYSKANSEAEYMDLKTLWDRANDAINTIIRRDESTETGEFLQPCIEASLNLGCPQRRASRSQRNNNPRCYLTPSTQEPISISPSILENSPQGNHTTISQVMSRYATFIKPSSMSVIQPGLEPHSTAFHNNDCPTSKFLFSSENCPPSGNKCLQMEVYPASNVCAVYPLYDGNQLQCEESQCGFGVQSHPKSNPMEPAGMGTIQNLFSYAIDPTKKPSQTDFGHVTENSPKIDCDLSLRLGPLSIPCVSVENSWPQEFEDVGSSCSREGSKFSDLSPQVDKQFPFFPRGNTDDPLDSCLSKRSSEGENLNMEATMRKRKAVISYPLEDRQFCCQPKLPYNYLPGRMRNAGS; this is encoded by the exons ATGCCTAGGCCAGGCCCAAGGCCTTATGAGTGTGTGAGGAGAGCTTGGCACAGTGATAGGCATCAACCCATCAGGGGCTCTCTCATTCAAGAAATTTTCag GGTTGTCAATGAGATTCATAGCTCTGCAACAAAAAAGAACAAGGAATGGCAAGAGAAGCTCCCTATTGTTGTTTTGAAAGCTGAAGAAATTATGTACTCCAAAGCCAACTCTGAG GCTGAATACATGGATCTTAAGACTCTTTGGGACCGGGCAAACGATGCCATTAACACTATAATTCGAAGAGATGAGAGTACTGAAACTGGAGAGTTTCTTCAGCCTTGTATTGAAG CCTCTCTAAATTTGGGTTGCCCACAGAGAAGGGCATCGAGGAGCCAGCGAAATAATAATCCGAGATGTTACCTCACTCCCAGCACTCAAGAACCCATCAGTATTTCCCCCAGCATTTTAGAGAATTCCCCTCAGGGGAATCATACAACCATTTCGCAGGTTATGTCTCGCTACGCAACCTTTATAAAACCCTCATCCATGAGTGTGATCCAGCCTGGTTTGGAACCTCACAGCACTGCTTTCCACAACAATGATTGCCCCACTAGCAAATTCCTCTTTTCCTCTGAGAACTGTCCTCCATCTGGTAATAAGTGCTTACAAATGGAAGTTTATCCTGCTTCGAACGTATGTGCAGTTTATCCCTTGTATGATGGAAACCAGCTTCAATGTGAAGAATCCCAGTGTGGTTTTGGTGTTCAATCCCATCCAAAGTCTAACCCTATGGAGCCTGCAGGGATGGGTACCATACAAAACCTTTTCTCTTATGCTATAGATCCTACAAAGAAGCCCAGTCAGACGGATTTTGGTCATGTTACTGAGAACTCTCCCAAGATTGACTGTGATCTGTCATTGCGGTTGGGCCCTCTCTCAATTCCCTGTGTAAGTGTAGAAAACAGTTGGCCCCAAGAGTTTGAGGATGTTGGTTCCAGTTGTTCCCGGGAAGGGAGCAAGTTCAGTGATCTGTCACCACAAGTGGATAAACAGTTCCCTTTCTTCCCCAGGGGCAATACTGATGACCCATTAGACTCCTGCTTGAGTAAAAGGAGTTCTGAGGGTGAGAATTTGAATATGGAAGCAACGATGAGAAAGCGGAAGGCAGTTATTAGTTACCCATTGGAGGATCGCCAATTTTGTTGCCAGCCAAAGCTTCCATATAACTACCTTCCTGGAAGAATGAGAAATGCAGGTTCGTAA
- the LOC100261235 gene encoding putative clathrin assembly protein At2g25430, translating into MAPSSIRKAIGSVKDQTSIGIAKIASNMAPDLEVAIVKATSHDDDPAAEKYVQEILNLTKYSHGYVNACVAAVSKRLGKTRDWVVALKALVLVHRLLAEGDPGFQREILYATRRGTRLLNMSDFRDEAHSNSWDHSAFVRTFAMYLDQRLEFILYEKKSSSGGSDGGDERFGTREERWKSPPSRVNDYEYGGYRDEPSSGNYGMRRSRSYGDVGESSGRGGRDGQEGKRAVTPLREMKPERIFGKMGHLQRLLDRFLACRPTGLAKNNRMVLIALYPVVRESFQLYADICEVLAVLLDRFFEMEYPDCVKAFDAYASTAKQIDELVAFYNWCKDTGVARSSEYPEVQRITDKLLETLEEFVRDRAKGPKSPERNEEPQPVAREEEPVPDMNEIKALPPPENYTPPPPPPPEPEPKPQQPQVTEDLVNLRDEGVTADDQGNRFALALFAGPGANNTNGSWEAFPSNGQPEVTSAWQTPAAETGKADWELALVETASNLSRQKATLAGGFDPLLLNGMYDQGMVRQHVSTAQMTGGSASSVALPGLGKSTTPVLALPAPDGTVQTVGQDPFAASLSIPPPSYVQMADMEKKQQFLTQEQQLWQQYGRDGMQGQASLAKLAGAGYYAQGPMPMMPYGMPPINGMGPPGGYYHTPY; encoded by the coding sequence ATGGCGCCGAGTAGTATAAGGAAAGCGATTGGGAGCGTCAAGGACCAGACGAGCATTGGAATTGCGAAGATTGCGAGCAATATGGCGCCGGATCTAGAAGTGGCGATTGTGAAGGCAACGAGTCATGACGACGATCCGGCGGCGGAGAAGTATGTGCAAGAAATCTTGAACCTCACGAAGTACTCGCATGGTTACGTGAATGCTTGTGTGGCGGCAGTGTCGAAGAGATTGGGAAAAACTAGGGATTGGGTTGTGGCGCTGAAGGCGCTTGTGCTTGTGCATAGGCTGTTGGCGGAGGGTGACCCGGGGTTTCAGAGGGAGATTTTGTATGCGACACGGAGGGGAACGAGGTTGTTGAATATGTCGGATTTCAGGGACGAGGCCCATTCGAATTCGTGGGATCATTCTGCGTTTGTGAGGACTTTTGCTATGTATCTTGACCAAAGACTTGAATTTATCTTATATGAGAAGAAGAGCAGTAGCGGTGGCAGTGATGGAGGGGATGAGAGGTTTGGGACGAGGGAGGAACGTTGGAAGTCGCCTCCGAGTCGGGTTAATGATTATGAGTATGGAGGATATAGAGATGAGCCCAGTTCTGGAAATTATGGGATGAGGCGGTCCAGGTCATATGGGGATGTGGGGGAGTCGAGCGGGAGAGGGGGGCGTGACGGGCAGGAGGGGAAGAGAGCTGTAACCCCATTGAGGGAGATGAAGCCTGAGAGGATTTTCGGGAAGATGGGTCATTTGCAGAGGCTTTTGGATAGGTTCTTGGCGTGTCGGCCAACAGGGTTGGCCAAGAATAATAGGATGGTTTTGATTGCTTTGTATCCTGTTGTTAGGGAGAGTTTTCAGTTGTATGCGGATATCTGTGAGGTTTTAGCAGTTTTGCTGGATCGCTTTTTTGAAATGGAGTACCCAGATTGTGTTAAGGCCTTTGATGCATATGCCAGTACGGCAAAGCAGATTGATGAGCTTGTGGCATTCTATAATTGGTGTAAGGATACAGGTGTGGCGAGGTCATCTGAATACCCGGAAGTGCAGAGGATCACTGATAAGTTGTTGGAGACCTTGGAGGAGTTTGTGAGGGACAGAGCTAAGGGACCAAAGAGTCCAGAGAGGAACGAGGAACCACAGCCCGTGGCTCGAGAGGAGGAGCCAGTGCCAGATATGAATGAAATAAAGGCGCTTCCTCCACCAGAGAATTACACTCCTCCACCTCCACCCCCACCTGAGCCAGAACCTAAACCACAGCAACCGCAAGTGACAGAAGACTTGGTGAATTTGAGGGATGAAGGGGTGACTGCAGATGATCAAGGAAATAGGTTTGCTCTGGCGCTGTTTGCTGGTCCAGGGGCAAACAACACAAATGGGTCATGGGAAGCATTCCCGTCAAATGGGCAACCCGAGGTGACCTCTGCTTGGCAGACACCAGCTGCTGAAACTGGTAAGGCAGATTGGGAACTGGCCCTGGTCGAGACAGCAAGCAATCTATCAAGGCAGAAAGCAACCTTGGCTGGTGGATTTGATCCATTGCTCTTGAATGGCATGTATGATCAAGGAATGGTAAGGCAGCATGTGAGCACTGCTCAAATGACTGGAGGCAGCGCCAGCAGCGTGGCATTGCCTGGCCTGGGAAAGAGCACGACCCCTGTATTGGCTCTCCCAGCCCCAGATGGAACCGTTCAAACAGTCGGACAAGATCCATTTGCTGCATCCTTGAGCATTCCCCCTCCGTCGTATGTGCAGATGGCTGATATGGAGAAGAAACAACAGTTTCTTACGCAGGAACAGCAGCTATGGCAGCAGTATGGAAGAGATGGGATGCAAGGCCAAGCCAGTTTGGCCAAGTTGGCTGGTGCTGGTTACTATGCTCAGGGTCCTATGCCAATGATGCCTTATGGGATGCCGCCCATCAATGGAATGGGACCACCAGGCGGGTATTATCATACTCCCTATtaa
- the LOC100254263 gene encoding glycosyltransferase BC10 — protein sequence MLSPTPVSLFCTLLLCLPLAVVFTINTTTTPPTSSSDATGKNDKPRNINTKTPIFSAPPPPPMIVPEDDKSLFRVAARVNPKPSPPGAAKKLAFMFLTTTPLAFAPLWEIYFNSTHPNLYNIYIHADPTSHYDSPFQGVFSNRVIPSKPTHRFTPTLISAARRLLSHALLHDPSNYMFTLLSSSCIPLHSFNFTYETLIRSKKSFIEILKNQPGIEARWAARGEEVMLPEVTLESCRIGSQFWTLTRKHARLVVRDERLWSKFKLPCLHWDTCYPEENYFPTLLSMRDPRGCIPATLTHVDWRGRSDGHPHTYEPAEVGPELILTLRSDRPRYGDEETNGSVPSSTQRHDPFLFARKFSPDSIQPLMSIASDVIFKD from the coding sequence ATGCTGTCTCCAACACCAGTCTCTCTTTTCTGTACTCTCCTTCTCTGCCTACCCCTCGCCGTTGTCTTCACCATCAACACTACAACCACCCCTCCCACCTCTTCTTCCGATGCAACCGGAAAAAATGACAAACCCAGAAACATTAACACCAAAACCCCCATTTTCTCAGCTCCGCCGCCTCCGCCTATGATTGTCCCGGAGGATGACAAGTCATTGTTTCGAGTTGCAGCCCGAGTTAACCCCAAACCCTCACCTCCAGGAGCAGCGAAAAAGCTTGCTTTCATGTTCCTCACCACCACACCACTCGCATTTGCGCCGCTGTGGGAAATCTACTTCAACTCCACCCACCCCAATCTCTACAACATCTACATCCACGCTGACCCCACTTCCCACTACGACTCACCGTTTCAGGGCGTCTTCTCCAACCGAGTCATCCCCTCCAAACCCACTCACCGATTCACACCCACTCTCATCTCAGCGGCGCGACGCCTCCTCTCACATGCCCTCCTCCACGACCCATCCAACTACATGTTCACTCTGCTGTCTTCTTCTTGTATCCCTCTCCACTCTTTCAATTTCACTTATGAAACCCTGATAAGGTCGAAGAAGAGCTTCATTGAGATTTTGAAGAATCAACCAGGGATCGAGGCCAGGTGGGCCGCGCGTGGGGAAGAGGTGATGCTGCCGGAGGTGACATTGGAGAGTTGCCGAATCGGGTCCCAGTTTTGGACACTGACACGTAAGCACGCTAGGTTAGTTGTGCGTGACGAGCGGCTATGGTCTAAGTTCAAGCTGCCGTGCCTGCATTGGGACACATGTTACCCTGAGGAGAATTACTTTCCTACCCTTCTGAGCATGCGAGACCCACGTGGGTGCATTCCAGCTACGCTCACGCACGTGGACTGGAGGGGCCGCAGTGACGGTCACCCCCACACGTATGAGCCAGCGGAAGTGGGCCCAGAGTTGATCTTGACGCTCCGGTCTGACAGACCCAGATACGGTGATGAGGAAACCAACGGCTCTGTTCCATCCTCTACCCAACGCCATGACCCCTTCTTGTTCGCTAGAAAATTTTCTCCGGATTCAATCCAACCGTTGATGAGTATAGCCAGTGATGTCATCTTCAAAGACTAG